The DNA sequence TCAGTTATTGCGTTTTATTTAATGCCCATAATGAAATGTCTGAAATGTCACCAGTCGATAAAAAACGTCTATTAAATACCGCAAATGTATCTAAGATATCTAAAACGCTCCCCAAAACTCACCGTTAGCAAAACAGCCAGCGACAGCATACAGTAAAAGGCACAGTGCAAAATACTTTTCCATAATGCAGTCTAGATTCTCCTCAGTCAGCCCATTGTAGTGTTCATCAGATGTCTAAGGATTGTTGTAACACGTTACTTCCTGGTTCAAAACAGAAATACTGGACGTCGGCCTCATACGTATGCATAACTTCCTCTTCGCTGCTGTTGAAGGATTGGGTCATAAATATTACTAAAGATTCGTGTCGTTCTTCCCAGAGGCCGATCGGGTTGTAGTTCCTGGTAATTAATATTCATCACTTTCTAAGGCCTGTCGTAATATTCATAAGGTAAGCCTGAGAAGCAGAAGGATTCCCTGCGGGACGCTTCAGAATGGTTTCCAAGCAACGTCATCAGGGcctgattaatattcatgagccaagtcaaatcacacaaaagatgtttaatttatttaattactaaTCTATTTTAGCTACTATTTGGAGcatacaaaaataatacaaataaatatattaacaaatGAGTCATGATATTTAAGATAGCCTTTCGGTCATACTGCACCAGCTGCTGGTTTGttgtttattgttgtttattattaatatttttgttgttgttgttgttgttgttgttgttgttgttgttatgtaTGCTGCGACTATCATCCACCAGATTTATGGTGACAATGAGAAGTCATGAAAACAGCAACAGTGCTATCTGCTGGTCAAGACCTCATATTGTTATGTTGTTATGTTGCCtcaaaatttctttttttataaatcattaaaacatcTCACAAACTCTTCAGAAATTCCATTatctttcaaatgtattttaactCTTATTACTGgtacagaaaataaaataatcttattttgatTGTATGAATTaagcttttttttaatattaggtttttatatatttttatgttttgtttctattttgatttgcaaactaatcatgacaatatatatacATTTGAGCAACCTCTTTACTTACACAATTATTTTAGAGTACATCGCAGATCATGCTGAATTCCCATTCTGGCAAACGTTCTTGGTTTTACATGACATTTACAACCCTTGTTTAGGATATAAATTTTAGAATATAActttataaaattgtaaaatgtttaataattggTTGTTTTTCATTTAAAGTCAGTGTTCTAAATTTctctatatattatatacatagtgccttgcaaaagtattcataccccttcatttcacgttttgttatgttgctgctttaaataactttttccccacatcaatctagaCTCCATACACCAtcatggcaaagcaaaaaaaatgatttgtgacaactttgcagatttattcaaataaaaaaaaactgaagaaaggacattgcataagtattcaaacccttGATGTGGTACTTAGTTGAAACACCTTTACAGTCTCAAGTCATtttggtatgatgcgacaagctttgcacatctgcatttgccaATTATCTGCTATTCTTGTCCTCACCTCattacctctcaagctctgtcagcttaaaTGGAGGcaggcagacattttcaggtttctccagaaatatttgattgtgtTCAAGCTTAGggtgtggctgggccactcacgGATGTTCACAGAGTTGTCTTTAAGGGTCATTGTtgtaaggtgaaccttctgcccagtctgaggttctgaatgttcTGGACTATAGGCTTTCTATATATTTTGCGatgttgagctttccttctacttcCTCGGTCCCTTCCGTTAAAAACAGccacacagcatgaggctgcaACCACTACACTTTACTTTGGGGATGGTACTGTGCAGGTAATGAGCAGTGCCTGCTTTTCTCCAAACCTGATGTTtgaaattgaggttcatcagaccagaaaatcttGCTTCTCACAATCTGATAGTTCTTTAGGTGCTTTGCTGCAAATTCCAATGTCTTCACTgtggagaggattgagtcttaccacactgccataaagcccagatcagtggagtgttgcaacaatgtttgtccttctgtaagtttctcctatccacatatatgatcatggagctcaactagagtgaccatcagcttctcgGTCACCAATCTAACCAAGACCCTTATCCATCAATTACTTTGTTtgaccaggaggccagctctagttGTTGTAACTTGTCCATTTTGGATAATAGAGGCTAcatgaaccttcagtgcagcagaattATTTTTTAGCTCAGATATGTGCCTTGACACAATACTACACCTGAGCTCTatacaggcagtttttttgacctcaaggcttggtttttgctctgttGTGCATTTTCAGcagttagaccttttattgagtttgccacaggttaactccactcaaagtgcagtgacatctacaagcaatatgaatgctcctgagctaaatttcaactgtcccagaatacttatgcaatgaaatcatttcagttttttatttctaataaatttaaaGTTTTCACAAATCTGTTTTTGAGTTCAAATCATTATGGAGTGCATTGAAAAAAATTGTATGAATATGAACGCAAGGCACTGTTTATAAGGTTTTTGCATtataaaaacagtgtaacacactatttttgtaaaataacagaAGGACTGTTCTAAATCTTGTAAATCATGTGTAATGTCCACCTGTGGCTGACGGATGGATAAGCCATTACATGCTGTCTGACCAACATGAAGCTACCGTTAAGTGTTCTTGTTCTCTGACATATGTTAGTCCAGATGCTGTGCTCTCTGCTGCTGGTCATTAGCCCTTCTATTGCCCTGCGTCCGGCTCATATTCACTCATGCTGAgcacacgcacgcgcacacacgcgcacgcacacacacacacacacacacacacacacacacacacacacacacacacacacacacacacacacacacacacacacacgcacgcacgttcgcacgcacgcgcacacacacacacacacacacacacaaacacactaacacacactctctctctctctctctctctctctctctctctctctctctctttctagacacacacacatacatgttaaACCCTGCTTTTACTTTACAATATATTCCTCCTGCCACCTCACAGAGTTTACTGTTTACCTGGAAGTGTATAAAACAATATGAAAGTGGCAGATTTATTGTATGACATTTTGCACACAGTTTATAAATGcactttttttatatacataacctgcaaaaaaatgtaaacaaactagAATGAATTGTTtcttatgactttattttttttaaacaaatattttatacTTTAATTATAATTTGTGACTAGTAactatttgaattttattttattttaattttattgcagtttaaaaagtTTTGTTAGCTACATAATGAATAATGAATATGAATTAAACTTCAAAAGATGTTTTGAACTACATTAGAAAAAACTGCTATTGAATAGacatatttagggtaggaaatttacaaaatatcttaatggaacatgatctctacttaatatcctaatgattttggcataaaataaaaatcgataacTTTGACCagtacaatgtattttgggctattgctacaactagtgctacttaagactggtttgtagtccagggtcacatttgtcttcatttttaatttttaacttaCAACACAACTTTTTGTACAATTCAGcctttcttttatttctttgGAGTTTGCATTAACAACATTTTAGCTACTGTTGCGTCTTGTGCACTTAAATAAACTTTTGATTTGCTTTAGTCTATATAAACGTTAAACATTATAAGGTCAAACGCACCTGACAGAGATCAAAGTAGCATAATGGGGGTCATTTGGCTTGCTTGTCTTTTTAATGGGGTTTTATAAAGGGGCTCATTCAAAAGTCAAAACGGCGTAAGATGCGATTTCACGCCTTTTTAGGTTCATCCTTAAGTGGCCACCAGTACACGATAACAGCTGTGTATCAGCAGGTGTGTATGTACGTCTGTGTGTACGCGCTGAGTCGAACGGACACTTGAGCGTCCCCCGGCAAACGAGACGGCCGCCGCGCTCGCCAGTTTCCGTTCGTCTCTCCGGTTGCTGGGAGCCAAGACAAACTCACGCTCTGTTTGAGCAGAACACAATTACAGACGTGCGCGTAAATATTTGCTCAGAAAACAGACTCCTCATGAGCGATGGGTATAAATGAGCAAACCGCTAATTATCCATAACGCGAAACGGACAGCACGACTTAACCAGCGACATCCATAGACCATTATACGGTAAGAGAGACTCACTGGTCACATTTTAAAGTagcctaataaaaaaaaaagcatatttctttctttttttcttcatagaaaaatattaaaagcaataaaataaGTTATAATACACAGGCtattaatacaattataaattgtttaaatatgACAACAATCCGGCATTTATGaaaaatacactttttaaaactcctttttttctgttttttttttcttttagaatctgcaaaatgtatctgcagaaggatcatacaaaatgcatgttatttttttatttaatattgacctgaataagatatttcacataaaaggcgtttacatattgttcacaagagaaaataatggttgaattaataaaaatgaccttgttcaaaagtttacattcacttgattcataatactgtgttgttataaatgtttgtcctgaacagttaaactgcccactgttcttcataaaaatacttcaggtcccacaaattctttggtttttcagcatttttgtgtatttgaaccctttccaacaaaaactgtatgattttgagatccatcttttcacactgaggacaactgagggactcatatgcaactattaaagaagattaaaatgctcaccgatgctccagaagaaaaagcaATTGATTAAaatccaggggtgtaaacttttgaacagaatgaatttgTGTACTTGTTTCTTATgctgcctaaatatcatatatatttttttcatttaaaactgcccttcagaagctacagaagatacttacatgtttcccaaaagacaaaataagttaaatttaccctgagtCCCCCTCCCCCCCATACCCTTAATGTATCATGTTTCTATCTGAatcattagtgagcatttgaaccttctgtaatagttgcattcctcagttgtcctcagtgtgaaaagatggatctcaaaatcaaacactCATTGTAGCaaagggttcaagtacacaaaaatgcttaaaaaccaaagaatttgagggacctgaaggatttttctaaacagtgggcagtttaaccgttcaggacaaacacaggactcatgaactatcgctaaacaaaaaaaaaacacagctgtggatcattcaggtaacaacacattattaagaatcaagtgtatgtactaaataaaaaataaccagcattttgtacgatccctcttattttgataaaataattaacattttgcagattctgcaaggtgtatgtaaactttggacctcaactgtaatttccTTCATAGGATGGCAGCAAGTGTTATCAGGACACTGAGTAATCTGGGTTTGGCAAAACCCTTCTCTCCCTGCTTCTTTCCGCCTGAGGATGAGGAGGAGACTGAAGAAGAATATGAAGAGGAGCTGAGAGAGGACAGTTTGGAAGAGGAAGAGGATGCAGTGGCCAGTGAGTCCCAAGAGGAAGAGCCATGGAGTTTTGATTCATCTCCTAATAGCGCTGAGATGACCAATCAGCTCCTGCGGTTTGCTGAACTCATCAGCAGCGATGTCCAGCGCTACTTCGGCCGAAGCCAAGACCCTGATGCCTGTGACATCTATGCAGAGAGACCGTGTCCAAAAGTCGGGGGCCGCCAGCGATACTACGCTGACTTCATCAAAGTTGCATCATCAGGGCaggcggaggagcccgaggcgctTGGACCCCTGGCAGAGCTCTTTCAAGACGCTCAAAGGAAAGGACGAGGTTTGCCAATGAATCAACGCCGCCTGCCGATCAGCTTCTGGACTGAGCCTTTTGCACAACAGCTTGATGTGTTAGGTGATACAAACACGCAAGAGAACTTGCTCAGTCTGATCAACACATCAGAGAGCTCCAGCAACATCAACACGTCATTGAGCATGTTCAGTAACACAAGTGTTTGCACCATGACCAGCTCCAGTATCTCAGGGACTCTCAGCAGCTCAAGCACCCCAGACTTCAGTGATTTACTCGCTCACTGGGCCATGGACAGAGAGAATCCCAATGAATTCAGCTGTGACTATCCCCTTTCATAATTAATCAGCCTGTCTTCTACACTGCAAAATATCATGTTGTTCATTTGTACTGAATGCTTTTCTTCTTGTTTTTAATGTTCGTCttgtttttcagtttttcagtgacattttttaaaaagtgcatTTTATCATGTTCCATTCTcagttgttttatatatttagtttttttttttctacctgCTGTTTTTTGCTAGTGTATTTAGtactgcttttttattttaaatattacccATTACTACAGGTTCTTTTCTTCATTCTTACTCTAAGTTTGTTTTAATGTATAAAAAGTGTATGTATATTTTGCTAAAAAAAGATGTATGCAACAATGTGCTATTAAAATACTCAGTTTGTAATTAATAATGCTTCTGATTCCTTACACATTTATGAGGCAGAAATAAGGAATGATGTATAGTTGGGTCACTAAATAAATTGCAACAACAAAACCCCAATGTGACCAATTGTGAACCCAATGAAACTTGCAAAGAAGGAAATTGCTTAACTGGAGTTATGGTTATTGTCAAATGAAAAATCATGAAGgaacaagaagaaaaaaaaacatttattgcaacaatgtaactgaaaattataaaagcccgtttccgccactgaatatctttttttaaaggtaattgcaactttttatctcacaattccgacctctttttttctgaattgcatgatacaaactcacaattatgatttttttcagaattgagatataaaaacttgcaactgtgttataaagtcagaattgtgagacataaactcacaattttgagaaattaatttGCAAAAAGTtcatctcgtaattgtgacttttatatcttttttccctaacagaattggactttataacttgtaattctgacttaatatcttgcaactgtaagtttatatcccactattctgactttataactcgcaattgtgagtttatcatgcaattctcactttataatttgcaattcggagaaaaaagtcagaattctgagtttatatctcttacttcatttctcagaattgcgagtttatatcttgcaattctgactttataactcacaattgtgaatttgtatctcacaattcagagaaaaataagtcataactgcaagaaaaaaagtcagaattgcaagatataaattcgtaattgcaagaaaaagtcagaattgtgagaaaaaaaaaatcagaattgcgagataaaaactttattcttgcaattccgagttctcacaattcttacttaatttctcgcagttgtgagtttatatccagtGATTCCgaatttttaacttgcaattccgagtttacatcatgcaattatgaggaaaagtctgactttataacttgcaattctgagtaactcacaattgtttatatcaattaaaaattaagtttttatatatttaaggtggcaaatgtacaaaacatcttcatggaacatgatctttacttaatatcctaatgatttttagcataaaagaaaaatcaataattttgacctatacattgtatttttggctattgctacaaatatacctgtgctacttaagactggttttgtggtccagggtcacatttagtaattacaaaaaacaaaagaaagaaaaattaaagtgaaaacagaaaatataaaaaaatattcaatatcTAAATATGGACTATAACTATacaactataatagtatatcaataatactaaaaaaaaacactgcctgTAGTCAGTCATACAGAATCAAGTACTCCAGACAATTCCAGCAATGAACATTCACATTCATGTTCATTATACATACACTTTTAAACAATagaagaatgaaagaaaatacaATGATAGGCACTTGGTAAACTGGTTTCAACACATTTCCTGGTAATAAGGATCTGAATCTGCTTTGTCATACTACATGCACAAAACACACTGAGCTAAATGTCTGTCTATTTTTGTccacatacagatctggccattaaaaatgcgtctattttcacgcggcagcctgcaattcggcacgcgtgggcacgcgtcctaccgcagcggctttttttgatttttttacaacgttgttgcacttcatataatatccaccaggtggcgcaaggaacaacattctgtagccaaacaccatggccagctctagggggcgttggtcacaaataccagtacaatagttcaatgattcctctttcctgaaattatggttcaaaccaatagcaaaaatatagcctattcataagcaggtgcagttgtattgttattttgttttctttctttgttttcctgacgaacatttattagactgcatcggaaatagaaatgttaatttcagttattttatttttccaaccgacaactgacgtaaaccgctaaattcgttttcagggattaattatacacaagcaagaagcagcataaacatcagaacctcacgcgcagagcttatgcacagagaaaaacccaataaacctatatataataataaataaaataggcccatataagaaatatatgtttttcttttctgaatgaataataatttaacaaattaataagtagcaagcctgtatgcagaattttaggcaatttctgtgatgcgcccttaaaccagcatcttgtttccattattattattttttacaaatagcctacacatgttttttttaattttaattgtgattgtacacaaataacagaaatatgtaaaatagcatagttttgagcaatgccgtactcttgaacgagtattgtaagctgtatccactttattaagggggaaaaaatcaagtgatcctgacggcgccgcaggcagttaaataactcgacaactttcaccttcacaataaaatacattatatatttcagccttttaaagcaacatcaaattaagatatgcatgtttaagaggtagttcgtctttttctttttctaagatacacaattttagatacactgacaattaatttgagtagagacaaatagaaatgggaaggataaatataaactacagtatttttgcgattttggtgcttagaaatgtattctaagcgggcagcgggcgaataatatagttaatatagcgcggagcgggtggatgcggaataaaacctcgtggaagcgggactggaaaagcactttgttatatcctatagagtatagactatttagatagtcatcatcaagcaaaaatttattcataagcaggagcagttttattattattttcttttctttttttcctggtgaacttttattagactgcattgaaaatagaaatgttaatttctgttttttttttttcaaacgacaaccgacgcgtttagttattagcctattaacgaccagattgtgttaaattacatttaaatttaaattgaaacgtggctgtgtcacattaataacagctaaattcgttttgaggggttaattgtacacaagcaaaaagcagcagaaacatcagaacgtcacgcgcagagcttatgcacagagaaaaccccccaaaaagctgtatgtaaaataaataaaaatgcccatatgcgaaatataattttcttaataaataataatttaacaaaacgaaataaaataaaattaataagtagcaagcctatatgcagaattgtaggcaatttctgtgatgcgcccttaaactagcatctcgtttccattttttttttaacaaatagcatacacatctgttttttcattgtgattgtacacaaataacagaaatatgtaaaatagcatagttttgagcaatcccgtactcttgaaggagtattgtaagctgtatccacttaattaaagggggaaaaaagtgatcctgacagcgccgcgggcagttgaataactcgacaactttcaccttcagaataaaatacattatatatttcagcgttttaaagcaacatcaaattaagatatgcatgtttaagaggtagttcgtctttttctttttctaagatacacagttttagatacactgacaattaatttgagtagagagaaatagaaatggagagga is a window from the Garra rufa unplaced genomic scaffold, GarRuf1.0 hap1_unplaced_046, whole genome shotgun sequence genome containing:
- the LOC141315895 gene encoding uncharacterized protein, whose translation is MAASVIRTLSNLGLAKPFSPCFFPPEDEEETEEEYEEELREDSLEEEEDAVASESQEEEPWSFDSSPNSAEMTNQLLRFAELISSDVQRYFGRSQDPDACDIYAERPCPKVGGRQRYYADFIKVASSGQAEEPEALGPLAELFQDAQRKGRGLPMNQRRLPISFWTEPFAQQLDVLGDTNTQENLLSLINTSESSSNINTSLSMFSNTSVCTMTSSSISGTLSSSSTPDFSDLLAHWAMDRENPNEFSCDYPLS